One Triticum dicoccoides isolate Atlit2015 ecotype Zavitan chromosome 5B, WEW_v2.0, whole genome shotgun sequence genomic window carries:
- the LOC119306435 gene encoding putative B3 domain-containing protein Os08g0325100, whose translation MCTSCERCKVRDEYSYKHLDDAKKHFLVLMLGDFRDDMIFPEELVLRFKCEIPGEIKLVTRKGYSHTIVVAKNQEKLVFTVGWRQFVGNYDLQMGDSLIFKYNGNSQFEVIIFDKLGREKALSVVEDPFMPQVQERRNEAHEIGSSKKMDVPCERCNSWDEYHYTNLDDKKKYFMMLMMGDFQHEMIIAEEFVRRFKGEFPREMMLETKNRCNYIIEVAKNKEKLVLTVGWGKFVETFGLEMGDTIVFRYNGNSQFSVIIFDKLGCEKALSVVPDFFPPPVKERCTNATDTVKSSQPIQMQPFGTVNGLPVESPPTKRQRHFQMEVDESCQGKITAINISSAEPSGESFLSEDSHGACDVPDSNYFLRKKKASLSSFLCEEESFSSEDGYAVRDASVKKKKATLSSSQKEQLKDGYITVHKAKLTPAQKEVVMQKVQSIHSEIPIFVAVMGKMNLDSRFVLTLPSQYAKKYLGEEPRLYLQLLGEKWEVGFPDNTGDRRIVSGWKQFVQDNNLKMGDICLFELLSNQKRTMEVYIIPANEYNYSAGVQNNVDQETLEGGSAALQREALAHHADGARDPDSRLLRITNTDAMEDDVTSVGA comes from the exons ATGTGCACGTCTTGTGAAAGATGCAAGGTGCGGGATGAGTATTCCTACAAACATTTGGATGATGCGAAGAAACATTTCTTGGTGCTTATGTTGGGTGATTTCCGAGATGACATG ATATTCCCAGAAGAACTTGTGCTGCGCTTCAAATGCGAGATTCCTGGAGAGATCAAGCTAGTAACCCGAAAGGGTTACAGTCACACTATTGTGGTTGCCAAAAACCAAGAAAAGCTTGTCTTTACAGTGGGTTGGAGGCAGTTCGTTGGAAACTATGATCTACAGATGGGGGATTCCTTAATATTCAAATACAACGGGAACTCTCAGTTTGAAGTCATAATCTTTGATAAGCTTGGTCGTGAAAAAGCATTATCAGTTGTTGAGGATCCTTTTATGCCTCAGGTTCAAGAAAGGCGCAACGAGGCACATGAAATCGG ATCTTCTAAAAAGATGGATGTGCCTTGTGAAAGATGTAATAGCTGGGATGAATATCACTATACTAACCTGGATGATAAGAAGAAATATTTCATGATGCTTATGATGGGTGATTTTCAACATGAGATG ATCATCGCAGAAGAATTTGTTCGGCGTTTCAAGGGTGAGTTCCCAAGAGAGATGATGCTTGAAACAAAAAATCGTTGCAATTACATAATTGAAGTTGCCAAGAACAAGGAAAAGCTTGTCCTCACAGTGGGGTGGGGGAAATTCGTCGAAACCTTTGGCCTAGAGATGGGTGACACCATAGTATTCAGATACAATGGAAACTCGCAGTTTAGTGTCATAATCTTTGATAAACTTGGCTGTGAGAAGGCATTATCAGTTGTTCCGGATTTTTTTCCGCCTCCTGTGAAAGAGAGGTGCACAAATGCTACTGACACTGTGAAAAGTTCACAGCCCATACAAATGCAGCCTTTCGGCACAGTGAATGGGCTGCCAGTGGAGTCACCACCAACGAAAAGGCAGCGGCACTTCCAAATGGAAGTGGACGAATCATGTCAAGGCAAAATCACTGCAATAAATATTTCCTCCGCCGAGCCATCTG GAGAGTCTTTCTTGTCTGAAGATAGCCATGGAGCATGTGATGTGCCTGATTCCAATTACTTTCTCAGAAAGAAGAAGGCCAGTCTATCTTCATTTCTTTGCGAAGAAGAATCTTTCTCCTCTGAAGATGGCTATGCAGTACGTGATGCCAGtgtcaagaagaagaaggccacactATCTTCTTCTCAGAAAGAGCAGTTGAAGGACGGTTACATTACCGTGCACAAGGCCAAACTGACTCCAGCTCAGAAGGAAGTGGTAATGCAGAAGGTCCAATCTATACACTCAGAGATCCccatctttgttgctgtgatgggCAAGATGAACCTTGATTCAAGATTCGTTCTG ACTTTACCCAGCCAGTATGCTAAGAAATATCTTGGTGAGGAGCCACGCCTGTATCTTCAGTTGCTTGGAGAGAAGTGGGAGGTGGGGTTTCCTGACAACACCGGCGATAGAAGGATCGTAAGTGGATGGAAACAGTTTGTACAAGATAACAATCTGAAGATGGGTGATATCTGCCTCTTCGAGCTGCTGAGCAATCAGAAGAGAACTATGGAGGTCTATATCATCCCTGCAAATGAATACAATTACTCGGCAGGTGTCCAGAATAATGTGGACCAGGAAACGCTCGAAGGTGGTTCAGCGGCGCTGCAGAGAGAGGCCCTTGCTCATCATGCGGATGGAGCGCGTGATCCTGACTCAAGGTTGCTTCGCATCACCAACACTGATGCTATGGAAGATGATGTTACCTCTGTTGGTGCCTGA